The window CTCATTGTAATAAGctttttatgttttacattCCAACTTCCATCCCCATCATAAGATTCTTTTCCCCTTAGTTTGTGGGAATAAAGagaactctctctctctctctctctctctctctggatTATCTTCTAATGCACGCCTTCTTAATCTCACCCATTTGGGTACCCACATAAATACCCACTCCCCTCACCCCCAAACAAACATTACTCCCCATTTTTGCACCGCCGCCTCGAACCTCTCAGAAATGTCCACAGGCCTCGATCTCCGACGCACTTTCCTCGAAACCGTCCGCCGTCGGGACCTCAACCTTCCAATTCCACGCCCGTCCTCATCAGCGCCCGATCACAGCGACACAATTCAAAAACAGAGTATCGacaccaccgccaccgcctccgccgccgcctccgccgAAGGAGAATTATGCTGCCGCACGCCGACTTCCGCAGAGAACAAGATTCCGGCGTTACTGCAATGTCCG is drawn from Cucurbita pepo subsp. pepo cultivar mu-cu-16 chromosome LG09, ASM280686v2, whole genome shotgun sequence and contains these coding sequences:
- the LOC111802301 gene encoding cyclin-dependent protein kinase inhibitor SMR1-like encodes the protein MSTGLDLRRTFLETVRRRDLNLPIPRPSSSAPDHSDTIQKQSIDTTATASAAASAEGELCCRTPTSAENKIPALLQCPPAPRKRKRPPSCRRRLMELEFVQIVSREEIEPYLNSSFEHEDRVRKSAKRSFCECK